A window from Pseudomonas sp. MRSN 12121 encodes these proteins:
- a CDS encoding zinc ribbon domain-containing protein YjdM: protein MSTLPPCPKCNSEYTYEDGVQLVCPECAHEWSANAEAEAASDEAVKKDSVGNILQDGDTITVIKDLKVKGTSLVVKVGTKVKNIRLCDGDHDIDCKIDGIGPMKLKSEFVRKV from the coding sequence GTGAGCACGCTGCCACCCTGCCCGAAATGCAATTCCGAATACACCTATGAAGACGGCGTCCAGCTGGTCTGCCCGGAATGCGCCCACGAATGGTCCGCCAACGCTGAAGCCGAGGCCGCGTCCGATGAAGCCGTGAAAAAGGACTCGGTCGGTAACATCCTGCAAGACGGCGACACCATCACCGTGATCAAGGACCTGAAGGTCAAAGGCACTTCGCTGGTGGTCAAGGTCGGCACCAAGGTCAAGAACATCCGCCTGTGCGATGGCGACCATGATATCGACTGCAAGATCGACGGAATCGGCCCGATGAAGCTCAAATCCGAGTTCGTCCGCAAAGTCTGA
- the rplU gene encoding 50S ribosomal protein L21 produces MYAVIVTGGKQYKVAEGEYLKIEKLEIATGESVTFDRVLLVANGDDVNIGAPVVAGATVKAEVISQGRHDKVRIIKFRRRKHHMKRMGHRQWFTEIKITGIQA; encoded by the coding sequence ATGTACGCAGTAATCGTTACCGGCGGTAAGCAATACAAGGTCGCTGAAGGTGAATACCTGAAGATCGAAAAACTGGAAATCGCCACTGGCGAATCCGTGACTTTTGACCGCGTTCTGTTGGTTGCCAATGGCGACGACGTGAACATCGGCGCACCTGTTGTTGCTGGCGCAACCGTCAAGGCTGAAGTGATCTCCCAAGGTCGTCACGATAAAGTCCGCATCATCAAGTTCCGTCGCCGTAAGCACCACATGAAGCGTATGGGCCACCGCCAGTGGTTCACCGAGATCAAAATCACCGGTATTCAGGCTTAA
- the rpmA gene encoding 50S ribosomal protein L27, producing the protein MAHKKAGGSTRNGRDSEAKRLGVKMYGGQVIKAGNIIVRQRGTQFHAGYGVGMGKDHTLFAKIEGVIKFEVKGAFGRRYVSVVAA; encoded by the coding sequence ATGGCACACAAAAAAGCTGGTGGTAGTACCCGTAACGGTCGCGACTCAGAAGCCAAACGCCTTGGCGTGAAGATGTATGGCGGCCAGGTCATCAAGGCCGGCAACATCATCGTGCGTCAGCGCGGCACCCAATTCCACGCTGGCTACGGCGTTGGCATGGGTAAGGATCACACCCTCTTCGCGAAAATCGAAGGCGTGATCAAGTTTGAAGTAAAAGGCGCCTTCGGTCGTCGTTACGTGAGCGTCGTCGCAGCCTAA
- a CDS encoding polyprenyl synthetase family protein — MQPQAFYRAVADDFNAVDGIIKKQLTSRVPLVSKIGDYITSAGGKRLRPLLVLLCGKALGREGDDLRLLAATIEFLHTATLLHDDVVDMSGMRRGRSTANAMWGNAPSVLVGDFLYSRSFEMMVELGSMPVMKILSQATRVIAEGEVLQLSKVRDASTTEETYMEVIRGKTAMLFEASTHSAAALAGATEEQSEALRTFGDHLGVAFQLVDDLLDYKGDAQTLGKNVGDDLAEGKPTLPLIYTMREGTPEQAALVRQAIQKGGIEDLESIRAAVEASGSLEYTARLARDYAARAIACLEALPPSEYRDALVELSEFAVARTH; from the coding sequence ATGCAACCCCAAGCTTTCTACCGCGCGGTGGCGGACGATTTCAACGCCGTCGACGGCATCATCAAGAAGCAGCTGACTTCCCGAGTGCCGCTGGTATCGAAAATCGGTGACTACATTACCTCCGCCGGAGGTAAACGCCTACGTCCTTTATTGGTGCTGCTGTGCGGCAAGGCCCTGGGCCGCGAAGGCGACGACCTGCGCCTGCTGGCCGCCACCATCGAATTCCTGCACACCGCCACCCTGCTGCATGACGACGTGGTCGACATGTCCGGCATGCGCCGCGGCCGTTCGACCGCCAACGCCATGTGGGGTAACGCCCCAAGCGTGCTGGTGGGCGACTTCTTGTACTCGCGCTCCTTCGAAATGATGGTCGAGCTGGGCTCGATGCCAGTGATGAAGATCCTGTCGCAGGCCACCCGCGTGATCGCCGAAGGCGAAGTGCTGCAGCTGTCGAAAGTCCGCGATGCCAGCACCACCGAAGAAACCTACATGGAAGTCATCCGCGGCAAGACCGCGATGCTCTTCGAGGCCTCGACCCACAGCGCCGCCGCCCTGGCTGGCGCCACCGAGGAGCAGAGCGAAGCCCTGCGCACCTTTGGCGATCACCTGGGCGTAGCCTTCCAGCTGGTCGACGACCTGCTCGACTACAAGGGCGATGCGCAGACCCTGGGCAAGAACGTCGGCGACGACCTGGCCGAAGGCAAGCCAACCCTGCCGCTGATCTACACCATGCGCGAAGGTACGCCGGAACAGGCGGCGCTGGTACGCCAGGCGATCCAGAAAGGCGGTATCGAAGACCTGGAAAGCATCCGCGCGGCCGTGGAAGCCTCCGGTTCGCTGGAATACACCGCACGTCTGGCCCGCGATTACGCCGCTCGCGCCATCGCCTGCCTGGAAGCCCTGCCGCCAAGCGAATACCGTGATGCGCTGGTGGAACTGAGCGAATTCGCTGTAGCCCGCACGCACTGA
- the murJ gene encoding murein biosynthesis integral membrane protein MurJ, with translation MNLLKSLAAVSSITMLSRVLGFVRDTIVARTFGAGMATDAFFIAFKLPNLLRRIFAEGAFSQAFVPILAEYKNQQGEEATRTFIAYVSGLLTLVLALVTALGIVAAPWVIWATAPGFVDTPEKFTLTTDLLRVTFPYILLISLSSLAGAILNTWNRFSVPAFVPTLLNVAMIVFALFLTPYFDPPVMALGWAVLAGGLAQLLYQLPHLKKIGMLVLPRLNLRDTGVWRVLKQMLPAILGVSVSQISLIINTIFASFLVAGSVSWMYYADRLMELPSGVLGVALGTILLPTLAKTYANKDRHEYSRILDWGLRLCFMLVLPCALALGILAEPLTVSLFQYGQFSAFDAVMTQRALVAYSVGLLAIIVIKVLAPGFYAQQNIRTPVKIAIFTLVVTQLLNLAFIGPFKHAGLALAISAGACINAGLLFYQLRKQQMFLPQPGWGKFAIKLIVAVSVMSAVLVGLMQFMPAWDQGHMFERFLRLGALVVAGVVAYFGMLLILGFRLRDFNRKALH, from the coding sequence ATGAACCTGCTCAAGTCGTTGGCCGCTGTCAGCTCTATCACCATGCTTTCCCGGGTTCTGGGGTTTGTTCGCGATACCATCGTCGCGCGCACGTTCGGTGCCGGAATGGCGACGGACGCCTTCTTCATCGCCTTCAAATTGCCCAACCTGCTGCGGCGCATTTTTGCCGAGGGGGCCTTTTCCCAGGCGTTCGTGCCGATCCTGGCGGAATACAAGAATCAGCAGGGCGAAGAGGCGACCCGCACCTTCATCGCCTATGTGTCCGGGCTGCTGACGCTGGTGCTGGCGCTGGTGACGGCGCTGGGGATCGTCGCCGCGCCCTGGGTGATCTGGGCAACGGCGCCGGGGTTCGTCGACACCCCGGAAAAATTCACGCTGACCACCGACCTGCTGCGCGTGACCTTTCCTTATATATTGCTGATCTCGTTGTCGTCGCTGGCGGGGGCGATTCTCAATACCTGGAACCGTTTCTCGGTCCCGGCGTTCGTGCCGACGCTGCTGAACGTCGCGATGATCGTCTTTGCCCTCTTCCTGACGCCCTATTTCGATCCGCCGGTCATGGCCCTGGGATGGGCGGTACTGGCCGGCGGCCTGGCGCAGCTGTTGTATCAACTGCCGCACCTGAAAAAGATCGGCATGCTCGTGCTGCCGCGCCTGAACCTGCGCGATACCGGGGTCTGGCGGGTGCTGAAACAGATGCTGCCGGCCATCCTCGGGGTGTCGGTCAGCCAGATCTCGTTGATCATCAACACCATTTTCGCCTCGTTCCTGGTGGCCGGCTCGGTGTCCTGGATGTATTACGCCGACCGGCTGATGGAGCTGCCTTCCGGCGTGCTGGGCGTGGCGCTGGGGACGATCCTGTTGCCGACGCTGGCCAAGACCTACGCCAACAAGGACCGGCATGAGTATTCGCGGATCCTCGATTGGGGCCTGCGCCTGTGCTTTATGCTGGTGCTGCCTTGCGCGCTGGCGCTGGGGATCCTGGCCGAGCCGCTGACCGTCTCGCTGTTCCAGTACGGCCAGTTCAGCGCCTTCGACGCCGTGATGACGCAGCGCGCGTTGGTCGCCTACTCGGTGGGGCTGTTGGCGATCATTGTGATCAAGGTCCTGGCACCGGGCTTCTATGCCCAGCAGAACATCCGCACACCGGTGAAAATCGCGATCTTCACCCTGGTCGTCACGCAATTGTTGAACCTGGCGTTCATCGGCCCGTTCAAGCATGCGGGCCTGGCGCTGGCGATCAGCGCTGGTGCCTGCATCAACGCCGGCCTGCTGTTCTATCAACTGCGCAAGCAGCAGATGTTCCTGCCGCAGCCGGGCTGGGGCAAGTTCGCCATCAAGCTGATCGTCGCGGTGAGTGTGATGTCCGCGGTGCTGGTGGGGCTGATGCAATTCATGCCGGCCTGGGACCAGGGGCACATGTTCGAGCGTTTCCTGCGCCTGGGCGCGTTGGTCGTGGCAGGGGTGGTGGCTTATTTCGGCATGTTGCTGATCCTCGGTTTCCGACTGCGCGACTTCAATCGCAAGGCGTTGCACTGA
- a CDS encoding CreA family protein codes for MRVAKGLLGLLLAMPLFASAEEIGQVSTVFKFVGPNDRIVVEAFDDPKVEGVTCYLSRAKTGGVKGGLGLAEDRAEASIACRQVGPIRFKGELKDGDEVFKERTSLVFKTMQVVRFLDKKRNTLVYLVYSDRLIEGSPQNAVTAIPILPWAQTP; via the coding sequence ATGCGCGTAGCAAAAGGATTGTTGGGGTTATTGTTGGCGATGCCGTTGTTCGCTTCCGCCGAGGAAATCGGCCAGGTGTCGACGGTGTTCAAGTTTGTCGGGCCCAACGATCGCATCGTGGTCGAAGCGTTCGATGATCCGAAGGTGGAAGGGGTGACCTGCTACCTGTCTCGTGCCAAGACCGGTGGTGTGAAAGGTGGCCTGGGGTTGGCGGAGGATCGCGCCGAGGCCTCCATTGCCTGTCGTCAGGTGGGGCCGATCCGCTTCAAGGGCGAGCTCAAGGATGGCGACGAGGTGTTCAAGGAGCGTACGTCGCTGGTGTTCAAGACCATGCAGGTGGTGCGTTTCCTCGACAAGAAGCGCAACACCCTGGTGTACCTGGTCTACAGCGATCGCTTGATCGAGGGCAGTCCGCAGAATGCGGTCACGGCCATTCCAATCCTGCCTTGGGCGCAAACGCCGTAA
- the ribF gene encoding bifunctional riboflavin kinase/FAD synthetase gives MQLVRGLHNLRPQHRGCVATIGNFDGVHRGHQAILGRLRERALELGVPSCVVIFEPQPREFFAPETAPARLARLRDKLQLLAEAGVDRVLCLAFNQRLSRLSATEFVETILVDGLGVQHLEVGDDFRFGCDRVGDFDFLQKAGAIHGFTVEAAQTVELDGLRVSSTQVRNALAAADFVLAERLLGRPFRIAGRVLHGQKLARQLGTPTANVQLKRRRVPLSGVYLVNVDIDGKTWPGVANIGVRPTVAGDGKAHLEVHLLDFAGDLYDRRLTVVFHQKLREEQRFASLEALKTAINADIAAARAELARTPSANR, from the coding sequence ATGCAGCTGGTCCGAGGCCTCCACAACCTGCGCCCCCAGCATCGGGGCTGTGTCGCCACTATTGGCAACTTCGACGGTGTTCACCGTGGTCACCAGGCTATCCTGGGCCGGCTGCGCGAGCGTGCGCTTGAGTTGGGCGTGCCCAGCTGCGTGGTGATTTTCGAGCCGCAGCCGCGCGAATTCTTCGCTCCGGAGACCGCCCCGGCGCGTCTGGCACGTTTGCGCGACAAGTTGCAGCTGCTGGCCGAAGCCGGCGTCGACCGGGTCCTGTGCCTGGCGTTCAACCAGCGCTTGAGCAGGCTCAGTGCCACTGAGTTCGTCGAGACGATCCTGGTCGACGGCCTGGGGGTGCAGCACCTGGAGGTCGGCGACGATTTTCGTTTCGGCTGCGACCGGGTCGGCGACTTCGATTTCCTGCAAAAGGCCGGGGCCATTCACGGCTTTACCGTGGAAGCCGCGCAGACCGTCGAACTGGATGGCCTGCGCGTCAGCAGTACCCAGGTCCGCAACGCGCTGGCGGCCGCCGATTTCGTCCTGGCCGAGCGCCTGCTCGGTCGCCCGTTCCGCATTGCCGGGCGGGTGCTGCACGGACAGAAGCTGGCGCGCCAGTTGGGTACGCCGACCGCCAACGTGCAGCTCAAGCGCCGTCGTGTGCCGTTGTCCGGGGTGTACCTGGTGAATGTCGATATCGACGGCAAGACCTGGCCGGGCGTCGCCAACATCGGCGTGCGGCCGACGGTCGCGGGTGATGGCAAGGCCCACCTGGAAGTTCATCTTTTAGATTTTGCCGGCGATCTGTATGACCGGCGTTTGACGGTGGTTTTCCACCAAAAGCTGCGTGAAGAGCAGCGTTTCGCCTCTCTGGAGGCGCTGAAGACGGCGATCAACGCGGATATCGCCGCCGCCCGTGCCGAACTGGCACGTACCCCTAGCGCCAATCGCTAA
- the cgtA gene encoding Obg family GTPase CgtA: MKFVDEVSIRVKAGDGGNGCMSFRREKFIENGGPNGGDGGDGGSIFMVADENLNTLVDYRYTRHFDAERGSNGGSTDCTGKKGEDLELRVPVGTTVIDAGTQEVIGDLTKAGQRLLVVQGGWHGLGNTRFKSSTNRAPRQTTPGKPGEQRDLKLELKVLADVGLLGLPNAGKSTFIRSVSAAKPKVADYPFTTLVPNLGVVSVDRWKSFVIADIPGLIEGASDGAGLGIRFLKHLARTRLLLHLVDMAPLDESSPADAAEVIVNELVKFSPSLAERDRWLVLNKCDQILEEEHEARVKEIVDRLEWTGPVYVISAISKDGTERLSRDIMRYLEDRADRLAADPAYADELAELDQRIEDEARAQLQALDDQRALRRSGVKSVHDIGDDDWDEEDVDDEDGPEIIYVRD; this comes from the coding sequence ATGAAGTTCGTTGATGAAGTTTCGATCCGAGTAAAAGCTGGCGACGGCGGCAATGGTTGCATGAGTTTCCGTCGGGAAAAATTCATCGAAAACGGTGGTCCGAACGGTGGTGATGGGGGTGATGGCGGTTCGATCTTCATGGTCGCCGACGAAAACCTGAATACCCTGGTGGACTACCGCTATACCCGTCACTTCGATGCCGAGCGCGGCTCCAATGGCGGCAGTACCGATTGCACCGGCAAGAAGGGTGAAGACCTCGAGTTGCGCGTGCCGGTCGGCACCACGGTGATCGATGCCGGTACCCAGGAAGTGATTGGCGACCTGACCAAGGCTGGCCAGCGCTTGCTGGTAGTGCAGGGCGGTTGGCACGGCCTGGGCAATACCCGCTTCAAGTCCAGTACCAATCGCGCGCCGCGCCAGACTACGCCGGGCAAGCCGGGCGAGCAGCGCGACCTGAAGCTTGAGCTGAAAGTGCTGGCGGACGTTGGTCTGCTGGGCTTGCCGAATGCCGGCAAGAGTACGTTCATTCGTTCGGTTTCCGCTGCGAAGCCGAAAGTGGCCGATTATCCGTTCACGACTCTGGTGCCAAACCTGGGGGTGGTCAGCGTCGACCGCTGGAAGAGCTTCGTGATCGCCGACATTCCGGGGCTGATCGAAGGGGCTTCGGATGGCGCGGGCCTGGGTATCCGTTTCCTCAAGCACCTGGCGCGTACCCGCCTGTTGCTGCACCTCGTGGACATGGCGCCGCTGGATGAGAGCAGTCCGGCCGATGCCGCGGAAGTCATCGTCAATGAGCTGGTCAAGTTCAGTCCTTCGCTGGCCGAGCGTGATCGCTGGCTGGTGCTGAACAAGTGCGACCAGATCCTCGAGGAGGAGCATGAGGCGCGGGTCAAGGAGATCGTCGATCGCCTGGAATGGACCGGTCCGGTCTATGTGATCTCGGCCATCTCCAAGGATGGCACCGAGCGTCTGAGCCGCGACATCATGCGTTACCTGGAAGATCGTGCCGATCGCCTGGCGGCTGACCCGGCTTATGCCGACGAGTTGGCTGAGCTCGACCAGCGCATCGAAGACGAGGCGCGTGCGCAGTTGCAGGCTCTGGATGACCAGCGCGCCCTGCGTCGCAGTGGCGTGAAGAGCGTCCACGACATCGGCGACGATGATTGGGATGAAGAGGATGTGGATGACGAGGATGGTCCGGAAATCATTTACGTCCGTGATTGA
- the proB gene encoding glutamate 5-kinase: MRSKVTGAQRWVVKIGSALLTADGKGLDRAAMGVWVEQMVALHEAGVELVLVSSGAVAAGMSRLGWTARPSAMHELQAAAAIGQMGLVQAWESSFAEHGLHTAQILLTHDDLSDRKRYLNARSTLRALVELKVIPVINENDTVVTDEIRFGDNDTLAALVANLVEADLLVILTDRDGMFDADPRNNPDAQLIYEARADDPALDAVAGGTGGALGRGGMQTKLRAARLAARSGAHTIIVGGRLERVLDRLKAGERLGTLLSPERGMLAARKQWLAGHLQTRGTLVLDDGAVSALSQGNKSLLPVGVKLVQGSFRRGEMVVCVAPDGREIARGLANYSALEAQKIIGQPSDAIVGLLGYMAEPELVHRDNLILV; this comes from the coding sequence ATGCGGAGTAAGGTGACGGGTGCGCAGCGCTGGGTCGTGAAGATCGGCAGCGCACTGCTGACGGCGGACGGCAAGGGGCTGGATCGCGCGGCAATGGGTGTCTGGGTCGAGCAGATGGTGGCCTTGCACGAGGCTGGCGTCGAGCTGGTGTTGGTTTCCTCCGGTGCGGTAGCGGCCGGTATGAGTCGCCTGGGCTGGACCGCACGACCGAGTGCGATGCATGAGTTGCAGGCGGCTGCGGCGATCGGCCAGATGGGGCTGGTGCAGGCCTGGGAGTCGAGCTTTGCCGAGCACGGCCTGCATACGGCGCAGATTCTGCTGACTCATGATGACTTGTCCGATCGCAAGCGTTATCTGAACGCCCGCAGCACCTTGCGGGCTCTGGTCGAGCTCAAGGTGATTCCGGTGATCAATGAGAACGACACCGTGGTGACCGACGAGATCCGTTTCGGCGACAACGACACCCTGGCAGCCTTGGTGGCCAACCTGGTCGAGGCCGATCTGCTGGTGATTCTTACCGATCGCGATGGCATGTTCGATGCGGATCCACGCAACAATCCCGATGCTCAGCTGATCTATGAGGCGCGTGCCGACGATCCGGCGCTGGATGCGGTTGCCGGTGGCACCGGTGGCGCGCTGGGGCGTGGCGGCATGCAGACCAAGCTGCGCGCGGCGCGCCTGGCTGCCCGTTCCGGGGCGCACACCATCATTGTCGGCGGGCGCCTGGAGCGGGTGCTGGATCGCTTGAAGGCGGGCGAGCGCCTGGGGACCCTGCTGTCGCCCGAGCGCGGCATGCTGGCGGCGCGCAAGCAGTGGCTGGCGGGGCATCTGCAGACGCGCGGCACGCTGGTGCTGGACGATGGCGCGGTGTCGGCTTTGTCCCAGGGCAACAAGAGCCTGCTGCCGGTAGGGGTCAAGCTGGTCCAGGGGAGTTTCCGTCGTGGCGAAATGGTGGTGTGCGTGGCGCCGGACGGACGCGAAATTGCCCGTGGGTTGGCCAACTACAGCGCCCTGGAAGCGCAGAAAATCATCGGTCAGCCTTCTGATGCGATTGTCGGTCTGTTGGGGTACATGGCTGAGCCCGAGCTGGTTCACCGTGACAACCTGATTCTGGTCTAA
- the rpsT gene encoding 30S ribosomal protein S20, with translation MANSPSAKKRAKQAEKRRSHNASLRSMVRTYIKNVVKAIDAKDAEKAQAAYVLAVPVIDRMADKGIIHKNKAARHKGRLNGHIKALKLAAAA, from the coding sequence GTGGCCAACTCACCTTCCGCCAAAAAACGTGCAAAACAGGCTGAGAAGCGTCGCAGCCACAACGCCAGCCTGCGTTCCATGGTTCGTACCTACATCAAGAATGTAGTCAAGGCCATCGACGCAAAAGACGCCGAAAAAGCGCAAGCCGCTTACGTTCTGGCCGTGCCAGTAATCGACCGTATGGCCGATAAAGGCATCATCCACAAGAACAAAGCTGCTCGCCATAAAGGCCGCCTGAATGGCCATATCAAGGCTCTGAAGCTCGCTGCTGCAGCCTAA